A genome region from Lentimicrobium sp. L6 includes the following:
- a CDS encoding transporter, translating to MKKIFLTSIIIISSYVLFAQIGGVSNSKLASLNATTIDHHIVEFEPSVSHIISHKVWNNEGQLQDLYGSSDSVFKSTGLGFRFTYGLWDKVEIGGSISTDLAMTGLGVKYNFWGNDKMDIAAVAGANIPLGNKTIDNTIKLSDNLTSVGGGFIYSAYFNEKFTLDAAAQYLFFAEKTEDEHKGSLYLNTDVGYYVFDQNLQLIVGAGYQNSSFNQLNSNTVSVYPGITVETGKRYVLILQAPFDIAGKNARKNFGISFSLTISID from the coding sequence ATGAAAAAAATATTTCTTACAAGTATTATAATTATTTCTTCCTATGTTCTTTTTGCACAAATAGGAGGTGTATCAAACTCAAAATTAGCATCTCTAAATGCGACTACTATTGACCACCATATTGTTGAATTTGAACCTAGTGTTAGTCATATCATTTCTCATAAAGTCTGGAATAATGAGGGGCAATTACAAGATTTATATGGTAGCTCTGATAGTGTTTTTAAAAGTACTGGACTTGGATTTAGGTTTACTTATGGTTTATGGGACAAGGTAGAAATTGGGGGAAGTATTTCAACCGATTTAGCCATGACAGGCCTTGGAGTGAAATATAATTTCTGGGGAAATGATAAAATGGATATTGCAGCCGTGGCAGGAGCAAATATTCCTTTGGGAAATAAAACTATTGATAATACGATAAAATTATCCGACAATCTCACATCAGTGGGTGGTGGATTTATTTACTCTGCTTATTTTAATGAGAAATTCACTCTAGATGCAGCTGCTCAATACTTATTTTTTGCTGAGAAAACTGAGGATGAGCATAAAGGAAGTTTGTACTTAAATACTGATGTGGGCTATTATGTATTTGACCAAAATTTGCAGCTCATTGTAGGAGCAGGATATCAAAATTCATCCTTTAATCAGCTCAATAGCAACACGGTGAGTGTTTACCCTGGAATTACTGTTGAAACAGGTAAAAGATATGTTCTAATTCTCCAAGCTCCTTTTGATATTGCAGGGAAGAATGCTCGTAAGAATTTTGGCATTTCTTTTTCTTTAACAATATCTATAGATTAA
- a CDS encoding CusA/CzcA family heavy metal efflux RND transporter has translation MINQIINFSIKNKLMVILFTLSIAAFGVYSVLNIPVGAVPDITNNQVQVITVSENLSTQDVEQFITYPVELEMGNLPGVQEIRSISKFGLSVVTIVFDEDMGTYLPRQLISEKLKAASENIPEGFGTPEMGPISTGLGEIYQYILDVEPEFKDKYSPMELRTIQDWVVKRQLTGIQGVVEVNTWGGFLKQYEIAIDPEKITSYGITLLDIYNAIKANNSLAGGAYIEKENFTYFIRGNGMIDSNTELEKIRMKTTDGYPILLGDIAEVKFGYANRFGAITANAEGEKVMGQIMMLKDANSKEVIDAVIQRVAEVQKSLPEGVFINPVLERSELIGKTSFTIIENLLLGCIIVILIVVLLLGNMRSALVIASIIPLSLLFTISMMYLMGIDANLMSLGALDFGIIIDGAVIIVEFVALRISMAGKELAGLPKSEAKILKDKITFEGSSKMINSAIFGQVIILIVLIPVFVLEGVEGKMFRPMASAFSFAIIGAMIFGLTWIPAASAMFLKAEKKENKWTATIMKWLYASYAPVLKLAYKFKNVVFAMAILSLLLTGYLFSQMGGEFVPTLDEGDFVIQPVLKTGTSLSKTIELTTKMEDIILTKFPDEVDQIVCRIGAAEVPTDPMSMEEIDMIIKLNPRKQWVKASSKEELANLFKEELMIIPGIDYEFTQPIEMRFNELITGVRADLAIKLFGEDLDYLNQKALEIKSLIVDVPGAADVIVEKTAGLPQMVVDYKRNMVSHYGLTIEELNQQLSSAFGGAVAGKVFEGERRFDLVVRLDKKFRQNIENIRQLKIGLPDGGLIPLSQVAKIYHTTAPAKISRENTQRRVVVSVNVRNRDLESVVKDVEGILSTKLKLDSGYYVQYGGQFENLKNATNRLMVAVPIALILIFIFLHFAFKSFKEAIMIFSAVPLSAVGGVLLLWIRDMPFSVSAGIGFIALFGVAVLNGIVLLEHLKHLKESGIKDIKELIFKATKERLRPVLLTAAAAALGFLPMAISTSSGAEVQRPLATVVIGGLVTATLLTMILLPLLFSVFHDVKTVKLFPPKLIRNSIVIFGAFFLLTNQIFAQVQINSLDELLSMTYENNAGLKAAQLGVEEAEAMEPSAFSIDPTNIYYDFDQNNMADNGHPLNVFGIEQSFLFPTLYFIGKKVNKLNTELVQTQYEIEKSRLSREVSLKYIELQYHLNKSEYLNYVDSIFSHFVKSIEKEYELGGVSALEKLNAQARKNELLLMLKELDFDLAKCKESLKQLCNTDTILLFTQIGLDEVIIDVFTISNPYQLMFEQNIAIKKAELSWNKNTLLPSINLGYYNGSNQFENSKNYNGYTVGLGIPIFFGEQRSRIKSGKIGIEIEEERYQNLKKIMTSTKNEWQLELQKQDEYIENYRLFAKPMYEELMQATQTFRSTGEIGIYQYIISLETAVQIQLDYLNSLWQKQNAMVELKYLNL, from the coding sequence ATGATTAATCAAATCATCAATTTTAGCATCAAGAATAAACTGATGGTGATACTTTTTACTTTAAGTATCGCAGCTTTTGGTGTTTATTCTGTCCTTAATATTCCAGTTGGAGCAGTTCCAGATATCACTAATAATCAAGTACAAGTGATCACTGTTTCCGAAAATTTATCTACACAGGATGTGGAACAATTTATTACATATCCTGTTGAATTAGAAATGGGTAATTTGCCTGGTGTTCAGGAGATTCGATCCATATCAAAGTTTGGTTTGTCGGTAGTTACTATTGTTTTTGATGAGGATATGGGAACTTATCTTCCACGCCAATTAATTTCTGAAAAACTAAAAGCGGCGTCTGAAAATATACCAGAAGGATTTGGAACTCCAGAAATGGGACCTATTTCTACAGGTCTAGGTGAGATTTACCAGTATATTCTAGACGTTGAACCCGAATTTAAAGATAAGTATTCGCCTATGGAGCTTCGGACCATACAGGATTGGGTAGTAAAAAGACAATTAACAGGTATTCAGGGAGTAGTTGAAGTAAACACCTGGGGAGGTTTCTTAAAACAATACGAAATTGCTATTGATCCAGAAAAAATAACATCCTATGGGATTACTTTACTCGATATTTATAATGCCATTAAAGCCAACAACAGTTTGGCAGGTGGAGCCTATATTGAAAAAGAAAACTTTACCTATTTCATTCGTGGTAACGGAATGATCGATTCTAACACTGAGCTCGAAAAAATCAGAATGAAAACCACTGATGGTTACCCTATTTTATTGGGAGACATTGCAGAAGTGAAATTTGGTTATGCCAATAGGTTTGGCGCCATTACCGCCAATGCTGAAGGTGAAAAAGTGATGGGACAAATCATGATGCTCAAAGATGCCAATTCAAAAGAAGTGATTGATGCAGTAATCCAACGTGTGGCGGAAGTACAAAAATCATTACCAGAAGGTGTTTTTATCAATCCTGTATTAGAAAGAAGTGAGTTGATAGGTAAGACTTCTTTTACCATCATTGAGAATTTGCTTTTGGGATGTATCATTGTGATATTGATTGTGGTTCTTTTGTTAGGGAATATGAGGTCTGCTTTAGTTATTGCATCAATCATTCCACTTTCCTTACTTTTTACCATCAGTATGATGTATTTAATGGGAATTGATGCCAACCTGATGAGCTTAGGGGCTTTAGACTTTGGTATTATTATAGACGGAGCAGTTATTATTGTGGAATTTGTAGCGCTTCGAATTAGTATGGCGGGCAAGGAGTTGGCTGGTTTGCCGAAATCAGAGGCTAAAATTCTTAAAGATAAAATTACTTTCGAGGGCTCCTCTAAAATGATCAATTCAGCTATTTTTGGGCAAGTGATTATTCTTATTGTATTGATTCCTGTCTTTGTACTTGAAGGAGTAGAAGGCAAAATGTTCCGTCCGATGGCTTCTGCTTTTAGCTTTGCCATTATTGGTGCTATGATATTTGGATTAACATGGATTCCTGCTGCATCAGCCATGTTTTTAAAAGCAGAAAAAAAAGAGAATAAATGGACTGCCACCATCATGAAATGGCTTTATGCCTCCTATGCACCAGTTCTTAAACTGGCATATAAATTTAAAAATGTAGTTTTTGCTATGGCCATTTTATCTCTCCTATTGACAGGCTACCTATTTTCACAAATGGGAGGTGAATTTGTTCCCACTTTAGATGAAGGCGATTTTGTGATTCAACCTGTATTAAAAACCGGAACTTCATTATCTAAAACCATTGAGTTGACCACTAAAATGGAGGATATTATTTTAACTAAGTTCCCGGATGAAGTGGATCAAATTGTGTGTAGAATTGGTGCAGCAGAAGTTCCAACCGACCCTATGTCCATGGAAGAAATAGACATGATTATTAAGCTAAATCCTCGAAAGCAATGGGTTAAGGCCTCCTCAAAAGAAGAGCTGGCCAACCTTTTCAAGGAGGAGTTGATGATTATCCCAGGGATAGATTATGAATTTACTCAGCCCATTGAGATGAGGTTCAATGAGTTGATAACAGGAGTACGAGCCGATTTAGCCATTAAGCTTTTTGGTGAAGATTTGGATTACTTAAATCAAAAAGCTTTGGAAATCAAGTCTTTGATTGTAGATGTTCCAGGTGCAGCTGATGTAATAGTTGAAAAAACAGCAGGCCTTCCTCAAATGGTGGTAGATTATAAAAGAAATATGGTTTCTCATTATGGCTTAACCATAGAAGAGCTCAACCAGCAACTATCTAGTGCTTTTGGTGGTGCTGTGGCTGGAAAAGTATTTGAAGGGGAAAGAAGGTTTGATTTAGTCGTTAGGTTAGATAAAAAATTCAGGCAAAACATCGAAAATATCAGGCAGTTGAAAATTGGTTTACCCGATGGAGGATTGATTCCACTTTCCCAAGTAGCTAAGATTTATCATACCACAGCTCCAGCAAAAATATCGCGTGAAAATACACAGAGAAGGGTAGTGGTCAGTGTAAATGTGAGAAATCGTGATTTAGAATCCGTAGTTAAAGATGTGGAAGGAATTTTAAGTACTAAGCTTAAACTAGACTCCGGTTATTATGTTCAGTATGGTGGACAGTTTGAGAATTTGAAGAATGCCACCAACCGCTTAATGGTAGCAGTTCCCATAGCATTGATTTTAATCTTTATCTTTCTTCATTTTGCATTCAAATCTTTTAAAGAAGCCATTATGATATTTTCTGCAGTTCCTCTTTCTGCGGTTGGAGGTGTTTTACTGCTCTGGATTAGAGATATGCCTTTTAGTGTTTCGGCAGGAATTGGATTTATTGCTCTTTTTGGGGTTGCCGTGTTAAATGGAATCGTCTTATTGGAGCATCTAAAGCATTTAAAAGAATCTGGGATTAAGGATATTAAAGAATTGATTTTTAAGGCTACTAAAGAAAGGTTGAGACCTGTCCTGTTAACAGCAGCTGCAGCAGCATTGGGTTTTTTGCCCATGGCTATCTCCACCTCTTCTGGAGCGGAAGTTCAAAGGCCATTGGCTACAGTTGTGATTGGGGGCTTGGTGACAGCAACCTTGTTAACCATGATTCTACTTCCTCTTCTTTTCTCGGTATTTCATGATGTGAAAACAGTGAAATTATTTCCTCCTAAATTAATTAGAAATTCAATTGTAATATTTGGAGCTTTCTTCCTATTGACCAATCAGATTTTTGCACAAGTTCAGATTAATAGTCTAGATGAATTATTATCTATGACTTATGAAAACAATGCTGGACTTAAAGCTGCTCAATTGGGAGTGGAGGAAGCTGAGGCTATGGAGCCTAGTGCTTTTTCAATTGACCCTACCAATATTTATTATGATTTTGATCAGAATAATATGGCGGATAATGGGCATCCTCTAAATGTTTTTGGTATTGAGCAGAGTTTTCTATTTCCTACTTTGTATTTTATAGGAAAGAAAGTGAATAAACTAAATACAGAGCTGGTACAAACCCAATATGAGATTGAGAAAAGTAGATTGTCACGAGAAGTTTCATTGAAGTATATTGAGTTGCAATATCATTTAAACAAATCTGAATATTTAAACTATGTGGATAGTATATTTAGTCATTTTGTAAAGTCAATAGAAAAAGAGTATGAGTTAGGAGGAGTAAGTGCTTTGGAGAAATTAAATGCACAAGCTCGTAAAAATGAGTTATTATTAATGCTTAAGGAGTTGGATTTTGATTTGGCCAAATGCAAAGAGAGTTTGAAGCAATTATGTAATACAGACACAATTTTGCTATTTACTCAAATAGGTTTAGATGAGGTTATTATTGATGTTTTTACAATAAGCAATCCTTATCAGCTAATGTTCGAACAAAATATAGCCATTAAGAAAGCAGAATTATCATGGAATAAAAACACCCTATTGCCCAGTATCAATTTAGGGTATTATAATGGGAGTAATCAATTTGAAAATTCAAAAAATTACAATGGATATACTGTTGGGTTGGGGATTCCTATATTTTTTGGTGAACAAAGATCCAGAATAAAATCAGGAAAAATAGGAATTGAAATAGAGGAGGAGAGATACCAGAATCTGAAAAAAATAATGACTTCTACTAAAAATGAATGGCAATTGGAGTTACAAAAGCAAGACGAGTATATTGAGAACTATAGACTATTTGCCAAACCCATGTATGAAGAATTGATGCAAGCCACTCAGACTTTCAGAAGTACTGGTGAGATAGGTATCTATCAATATATTATCAGTTTAGAAACAGCTGTGCAAATACAATTAGATTATTTGAATAGTTTGTGGCAAAAGCAAAATGCTATGGTTGAATTAAAGTATTTAAACTTATAA
- a CDS encoding protein-glutamate O-methyltransferase CheR — protein sequence MSNHILEISDEVLESFLEKIFKTYGIDFRRYGKAHLKRRFRHRLTFAKYSSFTEMKEDVIKNKAAFDALFEDLSINVTELFRDPLFYESLHQFLVQVPEQKPLSIWISACASGEEAYSILMMMEHFKIPYERIVATDFNMQIVEKASKGILDTTYIKEYLKNLGATNFNIDFYKFFDFKDDKYHLKEQFLKKIAFATQNLMDEHHFGSFDLILCRNVLIYFEKELQNQVIDILTNSLDSEGLLCLGAKESLRFMDSYPQFRTIHQNHKIYQKK from the coding sequence ATGAGTAATCATATATTAGAAATAAGTGACGAAGTTTTAGAATCTTTTTTGGAAAAAATTTTCAAAACTTATGGGATTGATTTTAGGAGATACGGGAAAGCTCATTTGAAGAGAAGGTTTCGCCATAGATTGACCTTTGCAAAATATAGCAGTTTTACTGAAATGAAAGAGGATGTTATAAAGAATAAAGCAGCCTTTGATGCTTTGTTCGAAGATCTTTCTATTAATGTTACAGAGTTGTTTCGCGATCCATTATTTTACGAGAGTTTGCATCAGTTTTTAGTTCAGGTGCCCGAGCAAAAGCCATTGAGTATATGGATTTCTGCCTGTGCATCTGGAGAAGAAGCTTATTCTATATTAATGATGATGGAGCATTTTAAAATTCCTTATGAGCGTATTGTAGCAACTGACTTTAATATGCAAATTGTTGAGAAAGCCTCTAAAGGAATTTTAGATACAACCTATATTAAAGAGTATTTGAAAAACCTTGGAGCTACAAATTTCAATATTGATTTCTATAAGTTTTTCGATTTTAAAGACGATAAATATCATCTAAAAGAACAATTTCTTAAGAAAATAGCTTTTGCTACACAAAATCTAATGGATGAGCATCATTTTGGTTCATTTGATTTGATTTTGTGTCGTAATGTTCTGATTTATTTTGAAAAGGAATTACAAAATCAAGTGATAGATATATTAACTAATAGCCTAGATTCTGAAGGGTTATTATGCCTCGGTGCAAAGGAATCCTTAAGATTTATGGATAGCTATCCTCAATTCAGAACCATTCACCAGAATCATAAAATCTATCAGAAAAAATAA
- a CDS encoding chemotaxis protein CheB produces MLDEKKKYQKLVIIGASAGGINAVRQVVSRLPKNFAAPIVVIQHMNSFMNMFFIDFLNSHSSLKVKEANHMELLLPGRVYYAPPNYHALLEEGRVILNADQKVNYSRPSIDVFFESAAFEEKENLIAVILTGANQDGSYGMDLINACGGTCVIQDPESAESPEMPRSAQKKIAAEKVFLLEDIAEELIRLTSN; encoded by the coding sequence ATGCTAGACGAAAAGAAAAAATATCAAAAGCTGGTGATTATTGGTGCTTCCGCTGGGGGTATAAATGCAGTACGACAGGTAGTATCTCGCCTTCCAAAGAATTTTGCGGCTCCTATTGTTGTGATTCAACATATGAATTCTTTTATGAATATGTTTTTTATTGATTTTTTGAATTCACACTCTAGTTTAAAAGTAAAAGAAGCGAATCATATGGAATTACTTTTGCCAGGCCGTGTTTATTATGCCCCACCTAATTATCACGCTTTATTAGAAGAAGGTAGAGTTATACTGAATGCAGATCAGAAGGTGAATTATAGCCGGCCCTCAATAGATGTGTTCTTCGAATCAGCGGCTTTTGAAGAAAAAGAAAACTTGATAGCCGTTATATTAACAGGTGCAAATCAAGATGGATCCTATGGTATGGATCTCATTAATGCATGTGGAGGAACCTGTGTGATTCAAGATCCTGAATCAGCAGAGTCTCCTGAGATGCCACGATCGGCTCAAAAAAAGATAGCTGCAGAAAAGGTATTTCTTTTGGAAGATATCGCTGAAGAGCTGATTAGATTAACGAGTAATTAA
- a CDS encoding helix-turn-helix domain-containing protein translates to MKVNPELDLAWQFVENTNRNIYLTGKAGTGKTTFLHQIKAKTNKRMVVVAPTGVAAINAKGVTIHSFFQMPFGPILPNQLYAGPGNKNTKNTGVQKFNKKKIDIIRSLDLLIIDEVSMVRADLLDGIDQVLRRFKNGSEVFGGVQVLMIGDLQQLAPVVKNDEWSLLKDYYDNAFFFSSRAFQEANAISIELKHIYRQENQDFISILNQIRNNNIDEQSLKRLNQQYNPNFVPKNEEGYITLTTHNRRAKHMNDAELKQLSKTSRFYDAEIEGDFPEYAFPNDEELELKVGAQVMFIKNDSSPDKQFFNGKIGTITYMDKDGLNVQCPGDAEEITVERESWHNIKYSIDSKNEIKEDIIGVFTQIPLRLAWSITIHKSQGLTFEKAIIDAEASFAHGQTYVALSRCKTLEGIVLKSPINQQGIIQDNRVIHFSQEVESQQPDHQKLNDSKKEYQLYLLEQLFSFKQIQYFLNKCQKAHYNSGGSLLGNLDGPLKKMREEGTQELIKIGGGFSNQLRTMSEGVTEVEQVNEIQERIKKAVAYFLTHIDIHISSPLSELSYSSDNKAILKDFKKDLKELEDLVEQKIFCLKGCINGFETQNYLKLRADSIFQKKVVSRVKESRPADDLSAHPDLFKTLKKYRNTMATDEDIEHFQVFTQKSLFGMCESLPTTLNELKKVHGIGKAKINKYGDDLVDIIREYCIQIGKEFSTEEKLELVEKPKKKSKKPTKEISLEMFQSGMTVNEIAKERGLVTTTIEGHLIQYLPTGEITVEDLVDEKIINEIIRTINDMEFKSLTELRKALNDQYSYSQLRLALMKKGMEEPL, encoded by the coding sequence ATGAAAGTGAATCCAGAATTAGACTTAGCTTGGCAATTTGTAGAAAATACCAATCGTAATATTTATCTGACCGGTAAAGCTGGAACTGGGAAAACCACTTTCCTCCACCAAATAAAAGCCAAAACCAATAAACGAATGGTGGTGGTAGCTCCAACGGGTGTAGCTGCTATTAATGCCAAAGGCGTAACCATACACTCTTTCTTCCAAATGCCATTCGGACCCATCCTACCCAATCAACTCTATGCTGGCCCCGGAAATAAAAACACTAAAAATACAGGAGTTCAAAAGTTCAACAAGAAAAAAATAGATATTATTCGCTCTCTCGACCTCCTCATTATTGATGAAGTGAGTATGGTGAGAGCAGATTTATTGGATGGAATTGATCAAGTTTTAAGACGATTTAAGAATGGCTCTGAAGTATTTGGTGGAGTACAGGTTTTAATGATTGGAGATTTGCAACAATTGGCCCCCGTCGTAAAAAACGATGAATGGAGTTTACTAAAAGATTATTACGACAATGCTTTCTTTTTTAGCAGCCGAGCTTTTCAAGAAGCCAATGCTATTAGTATAGAATTAAAACATATATATCGACAAGAAAACCAAGATTTCATTTCCATCCTCAATCAAATTAGAAATAATAATATTGATGAGCAATCCTTAAAAAGATTGAATCAACAATACAATCCCAATTTTGTGCCTAAAAATGAGGAGGGTTATATTACACTAACTACCCATAACAGAAGAGCCAAGCATATGAATGATGCTGAGCTGAAGCAATTGAGCAAAACAAGTCGATTTTATGATGCTGAAATTGAAGGAGATTTCCCTGAATATGCTTTCCCCAATGATGAAGAATTAGAGTTAAAAGTAGGTGCACAAGTGATGTTTATCAAGAATGACAGCAGTCCTGATAAGCAATTTTTTAATGGAAAGATTGGCACCATTACCTATATGGATAAAGACGGACTTAATGTGCAATGTCCAGGTGATGCTGAAGAAATTACTGTAGAGCGAGAAAGCTGGCATAATATCAAATATTCTATAGACTCCAAAAACGAAATCAAAGAAGACATCATTGGTGTTTTCACTCAAATTCCTTTACGTTTAGCTTGGTCTATCACTATCCACAAAAGCCAAGGATTAACTTTTGAAAAAGCCATTATAGATGCTGAAGCCTCTTTTGCACACGGACAAACTTATGTGGCTTTGAGTAGATGTAAAACACTGGAAGGAATCGTTTTAAAAAGCCCAATCAATCAGCAAGGAATTATACAGGACAATAGAGTGATTCATTTTTCTCAAGAAGTAGAAAGCCAACAACCCGATCATCAGAAACTCAATGATTCCAAGAAAGAATACCAACTCTACCTACTCGAACAACTATTCAGCTTTAAACAAATTCAATACTTCCTCAATAAATGTCAGAAGGCACATTATAATAGTGGTGGCAGCCTATTGGGGAATTTAGACGGTCCTCTAAAAAAAATGAGAGAGGAAGGCACTCAGGAACTCATTAAGATTGGCGGAGGATTTTCCAATCAATTAAGAACTATGAGCGAAGGGGTCACAGAAGTGGAACAAGTAAACGAGATTCAAGAGCGTATCAAAAAAGCCGTAGCTTACTTTCTTACACATATTGATATTCACATTAGTTCACCACTATCCGAACTCTCCTACTCTAGCGATAATAAAGCCATACTTAAAGACTTTAAAAAAGACTTAAAAGAATTAGAAGACTTGGTAGAACAGAAAATATTTTGCCTTAAAGGTTGTATCAATGGCTTTGAAACGCAGAATTATTTGAAGCTTCGGGCCGATTCTATTTTCCAAAAGAAGGTCGTTTCCAGAGTAAAAGAAAGTCGCCCAGCGGATGATTTAAGCGCCCATCCAGATCTGTTTAAAACCTTGAAGAAATACCGCAACACCATGGCTACTGATGAAGATATTGAACATTTTCAGGTCTTCACTCAGAAATCACTATTTGGCATGTGCGAATCTTTACCCACAACTTTAAACGAGCTGAAAAAGGTACACGGAATAGGCAAAGCTAAAATTAATAAATATGGTGATGATTTGGTGGATATTATCCGAGAATATTGCATACAGATTGGTAAAGAATTTTCTACTGAAGAAAAATTAGAGCTTGTAGAAAAGCCTAAAAAGAAATCCAAAAAACCCACCAAAGAAATCAGTCTCGAAATGTTTCAAAGTGGCATGACCGTAAATGAAATAGCCAAAGAGCGGGGATTGGTAACTACCACCATCGAAGGACACTTGATACAATATTTACCGACAGGAGAAATTACTGTAGAAGATTTGGTTGACGAAAAAATCATAAATGAAATCATCAGGACTATCAACGATATGGAGTTTAAAAGCTTAACAGAATTAAGAAAAGCATTAAATGACCAATATAGCTATAGCCAGTTAAGACTGGCTTTGATGAAAAAGGGCATGGAGGAGCCTTTATAA
- a CDS encoding efflux RND transporter periplasmic adaptor subunit: MKIKTYNAIYWNIIISLFFISCQNNTVIEEEAQGETTIEEWIVIEKQAFEAEHMKLETMKAQNFSKTYQTTGKIITNYQSSAMVNTSISGKINDVKVVLNQNVEKGQVLCTVESNEFIELQKNYLVALAQLKPVKSNYLRQKQLFEENISSEKAFLEAESVYEILLAEVDASRAQLENMQLSKELLNGGKIQNYFNIYAPIEGQIQQINSQIGEYVEPQNVLMHIVNGKNALLEFVIYADFASNIEVGQHLHFFTSVDRTKDYEAKVISVGQSMNSELQGVVCQASIMGEESLIPGSKVMLELFYNNINLFAIDHEAVLKAENKYYVVVLEKEDEMRYYFKKTEVKIGESNDEFTEIKTPQIKGQILTKGAYYVNLEE, translated from the coding sequence ATGAAAATCAAGACATATAATGCGATCTATTGGAATATTATCATTTCCCTATTTTTTATTTCCTGTCAAAATAACACCGTTATAGAGGAGGAGGCTCAAGGTGAAACTACCATTGAGGAATGGATTGTCATAGAAAAGCAGGCCTTTGAGGCCGAGCATATGAAGTTGGAAACCATGAAAGCGCAAAACTTCTCAAAAACCTATCAAACCACAGGAAAGATTATTACAAACTATCAATCTTCAGCCATGGTAAACACATCTATTTCTGGTAAAATAAATGATGTAAAAGTGGTTTTGAATCAAAATGTAGAAAAAGGGCAAGTATTGTGTACTGTAGAGAGCAATGAATTTATTGAATTACAGAAGAATTACCTTGTTGCATTGGCGCAACTAAAGCCTGTCAAATCAAATTATTTGAGACAAAAGCAGTTGTTTGAAGAAAATATTTCTTCTGAAAAAGCCTTTTTAGAAGCAGAGTCAGTATATGAAATCCTTTTAGCGGAAGTAGATGCCAGTAGGGCACAGCTTGAGAATATGCAGCTTTCTAAGGAATTGCTGAATGGTGGAAAAATACAGAATTACTTCAATATTTACGCTCCCATTGAAGGTCAAATACAGCAAATCAATTCTCAAATTGGCGAGTATGTTGAGCCACAGAATGTACTCATGCATATTGTAAATGGAAAAAATGCCTTATTGGAGTTTGTGATTTATGCCGATTTTGCAAGCAATATAGAAGTCGGTCAACATTTACATTTTTTCACTTCAGTCGATCGAACTAAAGATTATGAGGCTAAAGTGATTTCAGTGGGGCAATCTATGAATTCAGAATTACAAGGTGTGGTATGTCAGGCCAGTATAATGGGCGAAGAGTCTTTAATTCCAGGGAGTAAAGTAATGCTCGAACTGTTTTATAATAATATCAATCTTTTCGCTATTGACCATGAGGCAGTTTTGAAAGCTGAAAATAAATATTACGTTGTAGTGTTGGAAAAAGAAGATGAAATGCGATATTATTTCAAGAAAACAGAAGTAAAAATAGGGGAGTCAAATGATGAATTTACCGAAATCAAAACGCCTCAGATTAAGGGTCAAATATTAACCAAAGGCGCTTATTATGTTAATTTGGAAGAGTAA
- a CDS encoding LytTR family DNA-binding domain-containing protein — MEMKKIAIIEDDEIIAQMIVRMLEKHGYVALPPASTFEEGIALIEDNVADVFLLDIHLQGEKDGIELGKIIQNSIQKPFLFLTSETCTSLIDRAVKTKPSAYLAKPFKMHDLYSALEICFSQYQEPNQEPNWENQSQIIKQKSLFIKQEQAFVKIDQNSIFYIKSEHVYLSIFLSNGKKHLVRGCLKDIIKQLGSSFIRTQRSYIINKDYIESYNKRHVVIDNQSLPIGEKYLESFNKHINN, encoded by the coding sequence ATGGAGATGAAAAAAATAGCCATAATTGAAGATGATGAAATTATTGCTCAAATGATTGTTCGCATGTTGGAAAAGCATGGTTATGTGGCTCTTCCTCCTGCCAGTACTTTTGAGGAAGGAATTGCTCTTATTGAGGATAATGTGGCAGATGTATTTCTTCTTGATATTCATTTACAAGGGGAGAAGGATGGTATCGAACTAGGCAAAATCATTCAAAATTCTATTCAAAAGCCTTTTCTTTTTTTAACCTCCGAGACCTGTACGAGCTTAATTGATAGGGCTGTTAAAACAAAACCGTCAGCTTACCTGGCAAAACCTTTTAAAATGCATGATTTGTATAGCGCGCTTGAAATTTGTTTTAGTCAATATCAGGAGCCCAATCAGGAGCCCAATTGGGAGAATCAATCACAGATAATTAAGCAAAAAAGTTTATTTATTAAGCAAGAACAAGCTTTTGTGAAGATTGATCAGAATAGTATATTTTACATCAAAAGTGAACATGTTTATTTGAGCATTTTTCTCTCTAATGGCAAGAAGCATTTAGTTAGAGGGTGTTTGAAAGATATTATTAAACAATTAGGAAGTTCTTTCATTAGAACTCAAAGGTCTTATATTATTAATAAAGACTATATTGAATCTTATAATAAACGTCATGTTGTTATTGATAATCAAAGCCTACCAATTGGCGAAAAGTACTTAGAATCATTTAACAAGCACATAAATAATTGA